The nucleotide sequence ATAGAACTATGTCTCTTCTGTCTCTTCCAATTTATCTCGTTGTTGTTACATTGGACTCACAAAAGAACATCCATGTCCTATTCTCATATCTGTGTCCAAATTCCATTATTTAAGCTTCTACAGCCATTCATTTGCAAAAGAAATCATGTAAAGATGGTTAAGAAAATAGGCAAAGCAGGAAAACAATTTAAAAAATTAGTAGAAACATTAGGAGAGGCTAAAATCTTCAAAAATAAATCACACAAAAAACTTCTGAACTTACACAAGCAAATGGGTTGAGACAGATCATTGACATCAACAGCCATCGTCTATGCTTTGACCATAAAGCTGGACACAGGGAATGCATTCCATTCTGCAAAAAATTTGCAAAATATCTATAAATGACaaagaaaaaaaactattttCATGGATATATGTACCCTCAAAAGCATCATCATTGTTAACCCGACATACCTACAGGGAGATTGTGTCTAACAGGAAATTTGAGCCACATGAAAACAATAAATAGCAATTGTAGTAGACTCAATTACACAAATTTGGACATGCATATATAAACTGAAAAGAttaaaggaaataaaaaaatcaatgaaCAGGATTAAGctgcaaaaatataataatttgacAAAGGCTCATTGCAGTAAATCAAAttttacaaaattatgatcagtCAGTAGTTTTTTGACTCTCTAAATCAGAACAGCAAGTGGAGGTGATCGTAAACAATATAAAGAAGAAAAACAATTTGCGGAATTTTTAGTAAAGCCCATATGCTGAGGACAATCTAGGCAGGGCATGACCAATAGTGTTCAATCAAGGGATCAAACCTAAGCATCCGACAAGGGCAACAAATGCCCTTATATTAATGGGCTAATCAGCAATTAACCAGTTATAACCAAGTAGAACAAggttaaaaaggaacaaaatggTGTGTTTATACAACATTACATACAGGACACTTCAAGCAATATTTGATCTGTCTCAATCAAGATGAATATTACATTCCTGAAATGACAATTGGTGGATACAGAATTGGTTGTACTACAACAAATTATATCAGATATGCAACTGAAGAGAAAGATGTTCATAAAAAGATAGACCAAGCATAAATAACTGCTAAGCAAGCTGCTACAACTGAGATCAAAAGGAGTCTCTCACCTTCCGGTCATAACCATACCAAAGCAAGTGTTGCTTTGATAAATGAACAGGCAAAAGAAGTGTCGTATCCCGAACAAATAGCACAGGTCCAAGCTGGATAAGAAAAAGTGGTGAACTCTCATTCCTTGAAGTGGAGCCACCATGTGATGCCTCTGCTCTCCATAGGTCTCCACGTGCAACCAATGAACTTTCGATGTCATTGGTCCTACTATCATATGTTGTTGTAATATTAATGATGCCCTGAAATATGTGTTACATATCAATATTAGCTTCTAATAAATGCACTATGCATGGCATAACAAACAAAAACTACTTTCAGCTCTCATGGTAGGACTAAAAACTGCTGAACCTTGAAAGCATATAAAAAATCAGACTTGACTTAATAGACAAAAATAATTGCTACAATACcgagtaaaagaaaaaggaaaaaaatacaaTTAAAGAATCAAACGTTATATGCAATTCAATGTTGGTGGCACAGACACCCTCACAAGGAAACTGAACGGTGATGCATTCACCCGGTTAAGAGAGACCAATGCAAGAACCATGGTGGTGTCAGAAACAATTTGCAAAAGATATTGAATAGGAAACTAGAAATATCTGGTTCCTTCATTAGCTTCATATTTAATGCATACCAAAAAGCAAAAGCATGATACTGCAAGACAGTCAAATACTTCCTACATAATAATTACTTACTAGGTATTGACATGACTAAAAAAGGAGTTGCCATCAGCCTAAGATGCACGGATGTTATGGTAAGTAAGTTACTATCTACTAATTAATTCAAGCACTAACTTAACTCATCTTGAATGGTTGGTTAGCTAAGGTAAACACCATAGGAACGAGGTAAACCAAATCTCAAAATAATTAAGTCATGACTGCTCTTTTAAGCATCTCCACGTGTTATATGCAGCAAacaaatcaaaatataataaaactgGAATTATAGCTTCATCAGAGTAGCATGTATATTATGGCCATGATTATATTAATCAAAATTAGGGTAGATTTGGAAATCTTAGCAGGTGCCTAGGCGCTGCGCAAGCACCCATTGACATGCCTGGTCAAACTAATATGTATTTTATGAAGATGAACCAACCAAAGCATGTAGCAGTAATGTAATGATTTCAGAGTGCTTTTTCTTTGTGCATACAAGGCGAAACAGAACATGTAATGACCTTGTAATAATTTACATGTATTGAAAAAAGTCATCCCTAAACCATGATTTTGATAAATGCTCTTTAAAATCCTTTAAGCCTTTGTCAATGGACTAACTGATAGATGATTCTTTCTTTCCTAAATCTATGTTTCTTGCTTAATAGTTACACAATCTCCATCATTTAATTCACCCAACGGTCAATCCTCATATTAAACAATCAATTAATAcaaaaaaatgacataaataagttGTGATGGAAAGAAAAGGTGTAAGAAGCCCCACCTGAGGCTTACCAAACCGTCTTGGTGATCTCAAATCAAGCTCAAATCCTTCCTCATCTTCCAACCCGTCCAAGCCTCCCACCGCTGCCACCGGCTCCAAGAAACTCCGACCACCGAACTGATCCGCAATCAAACCATGCTCTTCCGAGCCGCCAGCATGGCCACTACCCCCGCGAATCTCCACAGCCTCGTCCCACTTCCTACTGCCGTCGAGATCCACCCCGAGCCGGGCCGCGAGCCTCTCATCCTCTTCTTCGTGCCAGAACGGCACGGGAAGCTGCCGGAAGAACTGCTGCACCACGCCGTTGATGCAAGCGCCCAGCTCGGCGCCAGCCTGGCCGAGGCGGTTTCCGATGCCGAGGATGGCGGAGACGCCGTCGGCGGCAGCGGAGGCCGGGAGGATGGGGTCGATCTTGTGTGGCGCGGGCCAGGGGAAGGGGGGAGGGGCTATGTGGGACTGGAGGAGGCCGTTAAAGCCCTGAGCGAGTCGATCCGCTAGGTCGAGGCCGTGGCGCTGCACCTCCTCCCACGCCTCGAAGGATCTCTCCACGGACATCATCGGCTACGGCTTCcaaatcctcctcttcttcttcttcttcttcgaagatccgatcgatcgatcgatcgcgtGAAAGGGGGCTTAGGGTTCGGAATGGGGCGATCGCGGAGCGCAGGCGATAAGGATCGATGAATGGAGTGGGAAGAGAGAGAACGAACGGCGGGTGATGGGATACGACAGACCTCAAGTAGTGGACTGGGAGCGGTGACGGCAACGAAGAAACCGCGTGTTGTTTGTGACCCTGTGGTTTTGCTCCCCCACGACCCGATCAGAAGCAACGCGACCATCTTCATTGAGCCCAATCTGATCGAGTTCGATCCAATTCGAcaataaaaagaatatatatatatatatatatatatatatatatatatatatatatatatatatatacatatattcatatttcgatgatcagaaagtatatacctgatccttttcatatgattaagtatgagctgatggagatcgataaatatttatcttatatggaagagctcattcagattgttgataagaaggaaaagatcctaagaaaTCGGGTTATCTCTTTGGTTAAAATaatttggagatatcattctagagagaaaacaacctgggagctagaggaggaaataaaaaagatttatcctcatcttttcatcgatagaggtatgataaatttagtggactaaaattttcttttaagggaggagagtgtaacatctctcattttttaactttcgtataaatttctagttgtagtgtaagaatctattttaaatttgattaaaGAGATATAGTATAaatttgagaacttattcataagatttgatgatctattcaaagaaaaaaaaatctaaggacctatatgtaaaccttgaggacctaagcataaatataataatgcaaggaTTAAATTGTAAAATATACAAAATTCTGAAAGacaagtattctaatcccatcctatagaaatattagtctctattcTCATATCAATtctgaataatctgaaagatttctgcttagaacctgatatttctcttgttagacacaaaaccatgaatttaaaatttttcgataaactgacccctatagactgtttcagccataatttttagcaccaaacgtgGATTTAGGTAGAACCTTATTCatttaaaattagactcttatacctttcttttgacactgatattgAAAATTGTGGACACCGAATACTGGGATCGAAATTTCTGactttttgatactaaaatgcctataagttcctgttgaaaattctgatttgtaccaaactgactttatTTAAAACTACacttatagatctttcttttgatatatagattgaaaattttggaattcaaaagcctatcttgttatctattgaatctgaccctatgaattctacaaaacagtgattttatttttgacctttggttgctaaatcaatggtaactccttgttggaaaccttgattcatatgaaacttatttcatcagaaaatagattattATATCTTTTGGtaatagctttcttaagggtattggagcataattgataatctgaaatatttgttcgaTGTGCCTCTCGAActttgtcagaaatcgagctttggtcgatttcgcatattctgttttcattcgtttggaaatagattttatttagttttcttcactcaattgaggtttatattaatgcttgaattctggtttgctcttgtctataaattatttacattcttgaaatatattgtgtaacatttatgctatatcgtattgacttatataggtatatgtatatcccattgttctgcatttgctttcgatatgtgcctattccaatttcattcctttggatattgaattcatctaaccttcttatttgaattgagctatatatgattgcttggaatctgtgtatactcttgctttcatttc is from Musa acuminata AAA Group cultivar baxijiao chromosome BXJ1-6, Cavendish_Baxijiao_AAA, whole genome shotgun sequence and encodes:
- the LOC103988710 gene encoding uncharacterized protein LOC103988710; this encodes MMSVERSFEAWEEVQRHGLDLADRLAQGFNGLLQSHIAPPPFPWPAPHKIDPILPASAAADGVSAILGIGNRLGQAGAELGACINGVVQQFFRQLPVPFWHEEEDERLAARLGVDLDGSRKWDEAVEIRGGSGHAGGSEEHGLIADQFGGRSFLEPVAAVGGLDGLEDEEGFELDLRSPRRFGKPQGIINITTTYDSRTNDIESSLVARGDLWRAEASHGGSTSRNESSPLFLIQLGPVLFVRDTTLLLPVHLSKQHLLWYGYDRKNGMHSLCPALWSKHRRWLLMSMICLNPFACTFMDLQFPNGQLTYVAGEGLTTSAFLPLFGGLLQAQGQYPGETRFSFSCKNKSGTRITPVVQWPDKSFSLGVVQALAWKRSGLMLQPTIQFSVCPTFGGSNPGLQAELIHSMDEKLSLSCGCSATAHSSAFASLALGRSKWNGNAGKSGIVIRVEAPLDSICRPAFSIQLNSGVEF